In Saccharothrix violaceirubra, the following are encoded in one genomic region:
- the pqqA gene encoding pyrroloquinoline quinone precursor peptide PqqA, protein MSAQEPKTAPAEQRPTWVKPDFRDVDTPMEITAYAARG, encoded by the coding sequence ATGTCAGCACAGGAGCCGAAGACCGCGCCCGCCGAGCAGCGCCCGACCTGGGTCAAGCCGGACTTCCGGGACGTCGACACCCCGATGGAGATCACGGCCTACGCCGCTCGCGGCTGA
- a CDS encoding RDD family protein codes for MNAPQPPGNQHFGGNNEQGQGAQQPPNADATQVVPGASQPPAFPPPEATQVVPSGPQPVANPDATQVVPGGGAVQPPQSNPYGQPPQQPPSGGFPAQQPPAYGQQPPQYGQPQQPPAYGQPPQAPPSPYGQPQQPGYAAAPPSNPFGQPAQPGFPGAQPAGWGAAPAGYGAPPPPGGYAEWGTRLISGLIDFAAPGAVMYVLVLIGGLTGDLTISFIISSVAYIAVIAYFIYNMGYLQGTTGQSIGKRIAKTRLISEETGQPIGFGMAIVRHLCHIVDGLPCYAGFFAPLWEVKKQTWADKIMKTVVVNYATPAGPLPVPGQQQPYGYGQQPGYGQQAQQPGYGQQPQQGYGQQQPPQQW; via the coding sequence ATGAACGCTCCTCAGCCGCCAGGAAACCAGCATTTCGGCGGCAACAACGAGCAGGGACAGGGTGCCCAGCAGCCCCCGAACGCCGACGCGACCCAGGTCGTGCCCGGCGCTTCCCAGCCCCCCGCGTTCCCGCCGCCGGAGGCGACCCAGGTCGTGCCCTCGGGCCCACAGCCCGTCGCGAACCCGGACGCCACGCAGGTCGTCCCCGGTGGAGGTGCCGTGCAACCCCCGCAGTCCAACCCCTACGGGCAGCCGCCCCAGCAGCCGCCGTCGGGCGGGTTCCCCGCCCAGCAGCCGCCTGCCTACGGCCAGCAGCCCCCGCAGTACGGGCAGCCGCAGCAGCCGCCCGCGTACGGCCAGCCGCCCCAGGCGCCGCCGTCGCCGTACGGCCAGCCGCAGCAGCCCGGCTACGCCGCCGCGCCGCCGTCCAACCCGTTCGGCCAGCCCGCGCAGCCCGGCTTCCCGGGCGCCCAGCCGGCCGGCTGGGGCGCGGCCCCCGCCGGTTACGGCGCCCCGCCCCCGCCCGGCGGCTACGCCGAGTGGGGCACCCGCCTGATCTCCGGCCTGATCGACTTCGCGGCGCCGGGTGCGGTCATGTACGTGCTGGTCCTGATCGGTGGCCTCACCGGCGACCTGACGATCTCGTTCATCATCAGTTCCGTCGCCTACATCGCGGTGATCGCGTACTTCATCTACAACATGGGCTACCTCCAGGGCACCACGGGCCAGTCGATCGGCAAGCGCATCGCCAAGACCCGGCTGATCTCCGAGGAGACCGGGCAGCCGATCGGCTTCGGCATGGCGATCGTCCGCCACCTGTGCCACATCGTGGACGGCCTGCCCTGCTACGCCGGCTTCTTCGCCCCGCTCTGGGAGGTCAAGAAGCAGACCTGGGCCGACAAGATCATGAAGACGGTCGTCGTCAACTACGCGACGCCCGCCGGCCCGCTGCCCGTCCCCGGCCAGCAGCAGCCGTACGGCTACGGCCAGCAGCCCGGCTACGGGCAGCAGGCCCAGCAGCCCGGGTACGGCCAGCAGCCACAGCAGGGTTACGGCCAGCAGCAGCCGCCCCAGCAGTGGTGA
- a CDS encoding polysaccharide deacetylase yields the protein MSTAVALVIALVVLAVRGAGEAEPGDRTGDVAVPRPTAPVGTSGVAAPPPTVPPHPNPPAWMHRLAPGEKPPQFVLFSFDGAASKAHWDRIMPLASRTNAHVTGLLSGTYLVPDSDASTYTGPGHAAGVSSIGFGGSRADVALRIGYLNDAIAAGHEIGTHYNGHYCKGAEPSVGVWTTEQWNRELDQFTGIVERARQQGFTLDPAAVRGGRTPCLEGDWAQAFPAMRQHGLVYDTSHVSLGVVWPEVRDGLWEFPLPEMRVPALGKRVVMMDYNLWYALNGAAENDPGPPGEYSRIVLDTYRSAYTVAFNGNRAPLVVGNHFNDWAGGAFTQAVEGFLGEVCASAETVCATYTEVIQWMQLQDPAVLDRLRGLPAARN from the coding sequence GTGTCGACCGCGGTCGCGCTGGTGATAGCGCTCGTCGTCCTCGCGGTGCGGGGTGCGGGCGAGGCCGAGCCCGGCGACCGGACCGGGGACGTGGCCGTGCCGCGGCCCACCGCGCCCGTCGGGACCAGCGGCGTGGCGGCACCGCCGCCGACCGTGCCGCCGCACCCGAATCCGCCCGCGTGGATGCACCGGCTGGCTCCCGGTGAGAAGCCGCCGCAGTTCGTGCTGTTCTCGTTCGACGGCGCGGCGTCCAAGGCGCACTGGGACCGGATCATGCCGTTGGCCAGCCGGACGAACGCGCACGTGACCGGCCTGCTGTCGGGCACCTACCTGGTACCCGACTCGGACGCGTCCACTTACACCGGTCCCGGCCACGCCGCAGGCGTCTCGTCGATCGGCTTCGGCGGTTCGCGGGCGGACGTGGCCCTGCGGATCGGCTACCTCAACGACGCCATCGCGGCCGGGCACGAGATCGGCACCCACTACAACGGCCACTACTGCAAAGGAGCGGAGCCCAGTGTCGGCGTGTGGACGACCGAGCAGTGGAACCGCGAACTGGACCAGTTCACCGGAATCGTCGAACGCGCGCGGCAGCAGGGTTTCACGCTCGACCCGGCGGCGGTGCGCGGTGGCCGCACGCCCTGTCTGGAGGGCGACTGGGCACAGGCGTTCCCGGCGATGCGGCAGCACGGCCTGGTGTACGACACCAGCCACGTGAGCCTGGGCGTGGTGTGGCCGGAGGTGCGCGACGGGCTGTGGGAGTTCCCGCTGCCGGAGATGCGCGTGCCCGCGTTGGGCAAGCGGGTCGTGATGATGGACTACAACCTCTGGTACGCGCTCAACGGCGCGGCCGAGAACGACCCCGGTCCGCCCGGTGAGTACTCCCGGATCGTGCTGGACACCTACCGCTCGGCGTACACCGTCGCGTTCAACGGCAACCGCGCGCCCCTGGTGGTGGGCAACCACTTCAACGACTGGGCGGGCGGTGCGTTCACCCAGGCCGTGGAAGGGTTCCTCGGCGAGGTGTGCGCGAGCGCCGAGACGGTCTGCGCCACCTACACCGAGGTGATCCAGTGGATGCAGCTCCAGGACCCGGCCGTGCTCGACCGGTTGCGCGGGCTGCCGGCGGCGCGCAACTGA
- a CDS encoding cystathionine beta-synthase: MEYVENVVDLVGNTPLVKLNAVAHGLRPLVLAKVEYLNPGGSVKDRIALRMVEAAERDGSLKPGGTIVEPTSGNTGVGLALVAQQKGYKCVFVCPDKVSVDKRNVLKAYGAEVVVCPTAVPPEHPDSYYNVSDRLVAEIPGAWKPNQYANPENPASHYHGTGPELWRQTGGRITHFVAGVGTGGTISGTGRYLKEVSEGRVQVVGADPEGSVYSGGTGRPYLVEGVGEDFWPDAYDRDVCDEIIAVSDKDSFDLTRRLAREEGLLVGGSCGMAVAAALRVAERLGPDDVVVVLLPDGGRGYLSSVFNDQWMARYGFLPPDSSGATAGDVLRRKDGTMPDLVHGHPNETVAEAVAIMREYGVSQMPVVNAEPPVMAAEVAGAVNERDLLDALFTGKAKLADRLEAHMSPRLPTIGAGESIGTVMDALSSADGALVLDDGKPVGVVTRQDILGFLAGR; encoded by the coding sequence GTGGAGTACGTCGAGAACGTCGTCGACCTGGTCGGCAACACCCCTCTGGTCAAGCTGAACGCCGTCGCGCACGGCCTGCGCCCGCTCGTCCTGGCCAAGGTCGAGTACCTCAACCCGGGCGGCAGCGTGAAGGACCGCATCGCCCTGCGCATGGTCGAGGCCGCCGAGCGGGACGGCTCGCTCAAGCCGGGCGGCACGATCGTCGAGCCCACCTCGGGCAACACCGGCGTCGGCCTGGCGCTCGTGGCCCAGCAAAAGGGCTACAAGTGCGTCTTCGTGTGCCCGGACAAGGTCAGCGTCGACAAGCGCAACGTCCTCAAGGCGTACGGCGCCGAGGTCGTCGTGTGCCCGACCGCCGTGCCGCCCGAGCACCCCGACTCCTATTACAACGTGTCGGACCGGCTCGTCGCCGAGATCCCCGGCGCGTGGAAGCCCAACCAGTACGCCAACCCGGAGAACCCGGCCAGCCACTACCACGGCACCGGCCCCGAGCTGTGGCGCCAGACCGGCGGGCGCATCACGCACTTCGTCGCGGGCGTCGGCACCGGCGGCACGATCTCCGGCACCGGCCGCTACCTCAAGGAGGTGTCGGAGGGCCGCGTCCAGGTCGTCGGCGCCGACCCCGAGGGCTCCGTCTACTCCGGCGGGACGGGCCGGCCCTACCTCGTCGAAGGTGTCGGCGAGGACTTCTGGCCCGACGCCTACGACCGCGACGTGTGCGACGAGATCATCGCGGTGTCCGACAAGGACTCGTTCGACCTCACCCGGCGCCTGGCCCGCGAGGAGGGCCTGCTCGTCGGCGGCTCGTGCGGCATGGCGGTCGCGGCGGCCCTGCGCGTCGCCGAACGCCTGGGACCCGACGACGTCGTGGTCGTGCTGCTGCCCGACGGCGGTCGGGGCTACCTGTCCAGCGTGTTCAACGACCAGTGGATGGCCCGCTACGGCTTCCTGCCCCCGGACAGCTCCGGCGCCACCGCGGGGGACGTGCTGCGGCGCAAGGACGGCACCATGCCCGACCTCGTGCACGGCCATCCCAACGAGACGGTCGCCGAGGCGGTCGCGATCATGCGCGAGTACGGCGTCTCCCAGATGCCGGTCGTGAACGCCGAACCGCCGGTGATGGCGGCCGAGGTCGCGGGCGCGGTCAACGAACGCGACCTGCTCGACGCGTTGTTCACCGGCAAGGCCAAACTCGCCGACCGCTTGGAGGCGCACATGTCGCCCCGGCTGCCCACGATCGGCGCGGGCGAGTCGATCGGCACCGTGATGGACGCGCTGTCCTCAGCGGACGGTGCGCTCGTCCTCGACGACGGCAAGCCGGTAGGTGTCGTCACCCGGCAGGACATCCTGGGTTTCCTCGCAGGTCGCTGA
- a CDS encoding acetyl-CoA C-acetyltransferase, giving the protein MPEAVIVSAVRSPIGRAGKGSLKDMRADDLTVQVLRAALAAVPRLDPATIDDLMLGCGLPGGEQGFNLGRVVAVLAGYDGLPATTVTRYCASSLQTTRMALHAIKAGEGHVFVSAGVEMVSRFARGSSDSWPDTHNPAFADAEARTAAPGPSWTDPRERDVLPDVYIAMGQTAENLALAKGVTRQEMDEFGVRSQNLAEEAIANGFWAREITPVTLPDGTVVRADDGPRSGVTYEGVAGLKPVFRPDGRVTAGNCCPLNDGAAALVIMSDTRAAELGITPLARVVSTGVSALSPEIMGLGPVEATRRALANAGLGVADIDLFEINEAFAAQVIPSYRELGIDLDRLNVNGGAIAVGHPFGMTGARITTTLINSLRFHDKRFGVETMCVGGGQGMAMVLERLS; this is encoded by the coding sequence ATGCCCGAGGCCGTGATCGTCTCCGCCGTCCGGTCGCCCATCGGTCGCGCGGGCAAGGGTTCGTTGAAGGACATGCGGGCCGACGACCTGACCGTGCAGGTGCTGCGCGCGGCGTTGGCGGCCGTGCCGCGGCTCGACCCCGCCACGATCGACGACCTGATGCTGGGCTGCGGCCTGCCCGGCGGCGAGCAGGGGTTCAACCTCGGCCGCGTGGTCGCGGTGCTGGCCGGGTACGACGGGCTGCCGGCGACGACCGTGACGCGGTACTGCGCGTCGAGCCTCCAGACGACGCGGATGGCGTTGCACGCGATCAAGGCCGGCGAGGGGCACGTGTTCGTCAGCGCCGGCGTGGAGATGGTGTCGCGGTTCGCGCGGGGCAGCTCCGACTCGTGGCCGGACACGCACAACCCGGCGTTCGCCGACGCCGAGGCCCGGACGGCGGCTCCCGGGCCGTCGTGGACGGACCCGCGCGAGCGGGACGTGTTGCCGGACGTCTACATCGCGATGGGACAGACCGCCGAGAACCTGGCCCTGGCCAAAGGCGTGACGCGGCAGGAGATGGACGAGTTCGGCGTGCGGTCGCAGAACCTGGCCGAGGAGGCGATCGCGAACGGGTTCTGGGCGCGGGAGATCACCCCGGTCACGCTGCCGGACGGCACGGTCGTGCGGGCCGACGACGGGCCGCGGTCGGGCGTGACGTACGAAGGCGTGGCGGGCCTCAAGCCGGTGTTCCGGCCCGACGGCCGCGTGACGGCCGGGAACTGCTGCCCGTTGAACGACGGCGCGGCGGCGTTGGTGATCATGAGTGACACGCGGGCGGCCGAACTGGGCATCACGCCGTTGGCGCGCGTGGTGTCCACGGGCGTGTCGGCGTTGTCGCCGGAGATCATGGGGCTGGGCCCGGTGGAGGCCACGCGCCGGGCGTTGGCGAACGCGGGGCTGGGCGTGGCGGACATCGACCTGTTCGAGATCAACGAGGCGTTCGCGGCCCAGGTGATCCCGAGCTACCGGGAACTGGGCATCGACCTGGACCGGCTGAACGTCAACGGCGGCGCGATCGCCGTGGGCCACCCGTTCGGCATGACCGGGGCGCGGATCACCACGACGTTGATCAACTCGTTGCGGTTCCACGACAAGCGGTTCGGCGTGGAGACGATGTGCGTGGGCGGCGGCCAGGGCATGGCGATGGTGCTGGAACGCCTGAGCTGA
- the greA gene encoding transcription elongation factor GreA — MTVSDTEVTWLTQEAYDRLKAELDEMIENRPVIAAEINARREEGDLRENGGYHAAREEQGKQEARIRQLQELLRVAKVGEAPTTSGVAAPGMVLTVRYDGDDETEEFLLATREEGAHGALEVYSPSSPLGKALLGAKDGETRQYELPNGSTMKVTLIKSVPYSA; from the coding sequence GTGACCGTGAGCGACACCGAGGTGACCTGGCTGACCCAGGAGGCCTACGACCGGCTCAAGGCGGAGCTGGACGAGATGATCGAGAATCGCCCGGTCATCGCCGCGGAGATCAACGCACGGCGTGAAGAGGGCGACCTCCGCGAGAACGGCGGCTACCACGCGGCGCGGGAGGAGCAGGGCAAGCAGGAGGCCCGCATCCGCCAGCTCCAGGAGCTGCTGCGCGTGGCCAAGGTCGGCGAGGCCCCCACGACGTCCGGTGTCGCCGCGCCCGGAATGGTGCTCACGGTCCGCTACGACGGCGACGACGAAACCGAGGAATTCCTCCTCGCGACCCGCGAAGAAGGCGCGCACGGCGCTTTGGAGGTGTATTCCCCCTCCTCCCCGCTGGGCAAGGCACTGCTCGGCGCCAAGGACGGCGAGACGCGGCAGTACGAACTGCCCAACGGCAGCACGATGAAGGTGACGCTCATCAAGTCGGTCCCCTACTCGGCCTGA
- a CDS encoding Lrp/AsnC family transcriptional regulator encodes MTSDRQIEHSDQALDALDARLLLLLTDEPRLGVLECSRRLGVARGTVQARLDRLVARGVLTGFPPALDLAAMGYSLTAFAVLEIAQGRRREVSRGLASINEVCEVHATTGQGDLFVRLVARSNADLQRVIDSIVDVPGVQRLSTSIALSTPVPPRVRPLLEQSL; translated from the coding sequence ATGACTTCCGATCGGCAGATCGAACACTCTGACCAGGCTCTCGACGCACTGGACGCCCGGCTGCTGTTGCTGCTGACCGACGAACCCAGGTTGGGCGTCCTGGAGTGCTCGCGCCGTCTGGGCGTCGCAAGGGGCACCGTCCAGGCGCGTTTGGACAGACTCGTGGCCAGGGGCGTGCTGACCGGTTTCCCGCCGGCCCTCGACCTGGCCGCGATGGGCTACTCGCTCACCGCGTTCGCCGTGCTGGAGATCGCCCAGGGCCGGCGGCGGGAGGTGTCGCGCGGCCTGGCATCGATCAACGAGGTGTGCGAGGTCCACGCCACCACCGGCCAGGGCGACCTGTTCGTCCGCCTGGTGGCCCGGTCGAACGCCGACCTGCAACGCGTGATCGACTCGATCGTCGACGTGCCCGGCGTCCAGCGCCTGTCCACGTCGATCGCCCTGTCGACCCCCGTCCCCCCGCGCGTCCGCCCCCTGCTCGAACAGTCCCTCTAG
- a CDS encoding Bax inhibitor-1/YccA family protein: protein MRTTSNPAFRNLPTGGQQAGYGQQYGAPQFGGYQGAPPVQGERPITIDDVVTKTATTLAVTMVTGFISAYLVLTGAAQWYALAAPGCIVGLIISLVIIFKRTPSAPLVLAYAAFEGLFLGGVTGFFEGMFPGIAWQAILGTFGVFVAMLVVYKTGAIRVTPRLTKWIIGATAGAAILILANLVLSWFGVNSGLRDGSTLAIVFSLVVIGIAAFNFLLDFEAANEMIRSGVPSKWAWWAAFGLMTTLVWLYLEILRLLSYLQRD from the coding sequence GTGCGTACCACCAGCAATCCCGCGTTCCGCAACCTGCCGACCGGCGGGCAGCAAGCGGGCTACGGTCAGCAGTACGGTGCCCCGCAGTTCGGGGGCTACCAGGGTGCGCCGCCCGTCCAGGGCGAGCGTCCGATCACCATCGACGACGTGGTGACCAAGACCGCCACCACGCTCGCGGTCACGATGGTCACCGGTTTCATCTCGGCCTACCTCGTGCTCACGGGCGCGGCCCAGTGGTACGCGCTCGCGGCCCCGGGCTGCATCGTCGGCCTGATCATCTCCCTGGTCATCATCTTCAAGCGGACGCCCAGCGCGCCGCTGGTGCTGGCCTACGCGGCGTTCGAGGGCCTGTTCCTCGGCGGCGTCACCGGTTTCTTCGAGGGCATGTTCCCGGGCATCGCCTGGCAGGCCATCCTCGGCACGTTCGGCGTGTTCGTCGCGATGCTCGTGGTCTACAAGACCGGCGCGATCCGGGTCACCCCGCGCCTGACCAAGTGGATCATCGGCGCCACGGCCGGCGCCGCGATCCTGATCCTGGCCAACCTGGTCCTGTCCTGGTTCGGCGTGAACTCGGGCCTGCGCGACGGCAGCACCCTGGCGATCGTCTTCAGCCTGGTCGTGATCGGCATCGCCGCGTTCAACTTCCTCCTCGACTTCGAGGCGGCGAACGAGATGATCCGCAGCGGTGTCCCGTCGAAGTGGGCGTGGTGGGCCGCGTTCGGCCTGATGACCACCCTGGTCTGGCTCTACCTGGAGATCCTGCGACTCCTGTCGTACCTCCAGCGGGACTGA
- the hppD gene encoding 4-hydroxyphenylpyruvate dioxygenase has translation MTQQLDDVSYDQLRQLVGLVDYDGSKDPFPVRAMDAVVFVVGNATQTAWFYQVAFGMELVAYRGPETGHRDHKSFVLKSGSARFVINGGVAPDSPLLDHHRRHGDGVVDLALEVADVDKCVEHARAQGATVLDEPYDVSDEHGTVRVAAIATYGETRHTLIDRSKYDGPYLPGYEVRTSTVVRPEGAPKRLFQAVDHCVGNVELGKMDYWVEWYNRVMGFVNMAEFIGDDIATDYSALMSKVVSNGNHRVKFPLNEPAVAKRKSQIDEYLEFYEGAGVQHIALATNDIVATLSAMRAAGVEFLETPDSYYDDPELRARIGEVRVPIEVLKEHKILVDRDEDGYLLQIFTKPIGDRPTVFYELIERHGSLGFGKGNFKALFEAIEREQERRGNL, from the coding sequence ATGACGCAGCAGCTTGACGACGTGAGCTACGACCAGCTCCGCCAGCTCGTGGGACTGGTCGACTACGACGGTTCCAAGGACCCGTTCCCGGTCCGCGCCATGGACGCGGTGGTCTTCGTGGTCGGCAACGCGACCCAGACCGCCTGGTTCTACCAGGTCGCGTTCGGCATGGAGCTGGTCGCGTACCGCGGCCCCGAGACAGGACATCGGGACCACAAGTCCTTCGTCCTCAAGTCCGGATCGGCGCGGTTCGTGATCAACGGCGGCGTCGCGCCCGACAGCCCGCTGCTCGACCACCACCGCCGCCACGGCGACGGCGTGGTCGACCTGGCGCTGGAGGTCGCGGACGTCGACAAGTGCGTCGAGCACGCACGGGCGCAGGGCGCGACCGTGCTGGACGAGCCGTACGACGTGTCGGACGAACACGGCACCGTGCGCGTGGCCGCGATCGCGACCTACGGCGAGACCCGCCACACGCTGATCGACCGGTCGAAGTACGACGGCCCCTACCTGCCCGGGTACGAGGTGCGCACGAGCACCGTCGTGCGGCCCGAGGGTGCGCCCAAGCGGTTGTTCCAGGCGGTCGACCACTGCGTGGGCAACGTCGAGCTGGGCAAGATGGACTACTGGGTCGAGTGGTACAACCGCGTCATGGGCTTCGTGAACATGGCGGAGTTCATCGGCGACGACATCGCCACGGACTACTCGGCCCTGATGAGCAAGGTCGTCTCCAACGGCAACCACCGCGTGAAGTTCCCGCTCAACGAGCCCGCGGTGGCCAAGCGCAAGTCGCAGATCGACGAGTACCTGGAGTTCTACGAGGGTGCCGGCGTGCAGCACATCGCGCTCGCCACCAACGACATCGTCGCCACGCTCTCCGCCATGCGCGCGGCGGGCGTCGAGTTCCTGGAGACCCCGGACTCGTACTACGACGACCCGGAACTCCGTGCCCGCATCGGCGAGGTGCGCGTCCCGATCGAGGTGCTCAAGGAGCACAAGATCCTGGTCGACCGCGACGAGGACGGCTACCTGCTCCAGATCTTCACCAAGCCGATCGGCGACCGGCCGACCGTCTTCTACGAGCTGATCGAGCGGCACGGTTCGCTCGGCTTCGGCAAGGGCAACTTCAAGGCCCTGTTCGAGGCCATCGAGCGCGAGCAGGAACGTCGGGGCAACCTCTGA
- a CDS encoding DUF2277 domain-containing protein codes for MCRNIRVLHNFEPPATEDEVVAAAVQYVRKISGAAKPSAANQEAFDQAVRAVAEATRVLLDSLVTTAPPKDREVEAAKAKERSAARFGPR; via the coding sequence ATGTGCCGCAACATCCGTGTGCTCCACAACTTCGAACCGCCCGCGACCGAGGACGAGGTCGTCGCCGCCGCGGTCCAGTACGTCCGCAAGATCAGCGGGGCCGCGAAGCCGTCGGCCGCCAACCAGGAGGCGTTCGACCAGGCCGTGCGCGCGGTCGCCGAGGCGACCCGGGTGCTGCTGGACAGCCTCGTGACGACCGCGCCGCCCAAGGACCGCGAGGTCGAGGCCGCCAAGGCGAAGGAGCGGTCGGCGGCCCGGTTCGGGCCACGCTGA
- a CDS encoding cystathionine gamma-synthase — protein MDQYGFATKAIHAGQEPDPTTGSVIVPIHATSTYAQDGVGGLRDGFEYSRTGNPTRAALEECLAALEGGTHGRAFASGMGATDTALRALCRPGDHVIIPNDAYGGTFRLIDKVFSHWGLTHTPVPLSDVDAVRAAIRPETKVVWVETPTNPLLNIADIAALAEIAHAAGAKLVVDNTFASPYLQTPLALGADVVLHSTTKYVGGHSDVIGGALVTSDAELDAAFGFLQNGAGAVPGPFDAWLTLRGIKTLALRMEKHSDNAELVAAALLDHPKVTRVYYPGLPEHPGHDVAARQMRRFGGMISFSVDGGEDAALKVCARTRLFTLAESLGGVESLIEHPGRMTHASTAGSLLQVPADLIRISVGIESGDDLVADLLTALD, from the coding sequence ATGGACCAGTACGGTTTCGCGACCAAGGCCATCCACGCCGGGCAGGAACCCGACCCGACCACGGGTTCGGTCATCGTCCCGATCCACGCCACGTCCACCTACGCCCAGGACGGCGTCGGCGGCCTGCGCGACGGGTTCGAGTACTCCCGCACCGGCAACCCCACCCGGGCCGCGCTGGAGGAGTGCCTCGCCGCGCTCGAAGGCGGCACCCACGGCCGCGCGTTCGCGTCGGGCATGGGCGCGACCGACACGGCCCTGCGCGCGCTGTGCCGCCCCGGCGACCACGTGATCATCCCGAACGACGCGTACGGCGGCACGTTCCGCCTGATCGACAAGGTCTTCTCGCACTGGGGCCTCACGCACACGCCCGTGCCGCTGTCCGACGTGGACGCCGTGCGCGCCGCGATCCGCCCGGAGACCAAGGTCGTCTGGGTCGAGACGCCCACCAACCCGCTGCTCAACATCGCCGACATCGCGGCGCTGGCCGAGATCGCGCACGCGGCCGGCGCGAAGTTGGTCGTGGACAACACCTTCGCGTCGCCGTACCTCCAGACGCCGCTGGCCCTGGGCGCGGACGTGGTCCTGCACTCGACGACCAAGTACGTCGGCGGGCACTCGGACGTCATCGGCGGCGCGCTCGTCACCTCCGACGCGGAGCTGGACGCGGCGTTCGGCTTCCTCCAGAACGGCGCGGGCGCGGTGCCCGGTCCGTTCGACGCGTGGTTGACGTTGCGCGGCATCAAGACTTTGGCGCTGCGCATGGAGAAGCACTCCGACAACGCGGAGCTGGTGGCGGCGGCCCTGCTCGACCACCCCAAGGTGACCCGCGTGTACTACCCGGGTCTGCCCGAGCACCCCGGCCACGACGTCGCGGCCCGCCAGATGCGCCGCTTCGGCGGCATGATCTCGTTCTCCGTCGACGGCGGCGAGGACGCCGCGCTGAAGGTCTGCGCCCGCACCCGCCTGTTCACGCTCGCCGAGTCGCTGGGCGGCGTCGAGTCCCTGATCGAGCACCCGGGCCGGATGACCCACGCCAGCACGGCCGGCTCCCTGCTCCAGGTGCCCGCCGACCTGATCCGGATCTCGGTGGGCATCGAGTCGGGCGACGACCTGGTGGCCGACCTCCTCACCGCCCTGGACTGA
- a CDS encoding DUF4307 domain-containing protein: protein MAVQAGPPEGRYGRPRRPLPRWARWSLPVVGVLVGGVVAWVGYRNLGTAPVEAKQTAFQVLDDSSVAVTFEVFRQTPDRPVVCIVRARADDGDEAGRREVLVPAGAETVRPKTVVRTSKRPTTGEVFGCSYQVPPYLSTR from the coding sequence GTGGCCGTTCAGGCGGGTCCGCCCGAGGGCAGGTACGGCAGGCCCCGGCGTCCGCTGCCCCGCTGGGCACGGTGGTCGCTGCCCGTCGTCGGCGTGCTCGTCGGCGGAGTCGTGGCGTGGGTCGGCTACCGCAACCTCGGCACCGCGCCCGTGGAGGCGAAGCAGACCGCGTTCCAGGTGCTGGACGACTCGTCGGTGGCGGTGACGTTCGAGGTGTTCCGGCAGACCCCCGACCGTCCCGTGGTGTGCATCGTCCGGGCCCGCGCCGACGACGGCGACGAGGCCGGGCGGCGCGAGGTCCTGGTGCCGGCGGGTGCGGAGACGGTGCGACCCAAGACCGTCGTCCGGACCTCCAAACGACCGACCACCGGCGAGGTGTTCGGGTGCTCTTACCAGGTGCCGCCCTACCTGTCCACGAGGTAG
- a CDS encoding class F sortase, translating into MRTVRSRRAGGSSARRPTVRIASAVAVVAAVVAVVTAFDWPPVVTAGVARPGAPVTPNPLGDSMRTGRGPDLAGVPAGFQPPSGPTTPAPTTTPPPTGQTPGTVRLPGGGTAALVRKEVTADGVLPVPDGVGEATWWGVDLGAGEGATVLAGHVDWQGMTGPFEVLWRAEDGQEVVVVDNAGKEFAYTVSQVVTVRKDELPAKAVEFFGPRGPHRLVLVTCGGRWVGGGAGYEENRVVIATPRR; encoded by the coding sequence ATGCGGACAGTGCGGAGCCGGCGGGCCGGTGGTTCCTCCGCGCGCAGGCCGACCGTGCGGATCGCGTCGGCGGTGGCCGTCGTCGCGGCGGTGGTCGCCGTCGTGACGGCGTTCGACTGGCCCCCGGTCGTGACGGCGGGCGTCGCCCGGCCCGGTGCGCCGGTCACGCCGAACCCGCTCGGCGACAGCATGCGGACGGGACGGGGGCCTGATCTCGCGGGCGTGCCCGCCGGGTTCCAGCCCCCGTCCGGTCCGACCACGCCCGCGCCGACGACCACTCCGCCCCCGACCGGGCAGACGCCCGGCACCGTGCGGCTGCCCGGTGGTGGCACGGCCGCGTTGGTGCGCAAGGAGGTCACGGCCGACGGCGTGCTGCCCGTGCCCGACGGGGTCGGCGAGGCCACCTGGTGGGGTGTCGACCTGGGTGCGGGCGAGGGCGCGACCGTGCTCGCGGGCCACGTGGACTGGCAGGGCATGACCGGTCCGTTCGAGGTGCTCTGGCGTGCCGAGGACGGGCAGGAGGTGGTCGTGGTCGACAACGCGGGCAAGGAGTTCGCGTACACGGTGTCCCAGGTCGTGACCGTGCGGAAGGACGAGCTGCCGGCGAAGGCGGTCGAGTTCTTCGGGCCGCGCGGACCGCACCGGCTGGTGCTGGTGACGTGCGGCGGGCGCTGGGTCGGCGGCGGTGCCGGGTACGAGGAGAACCGCGTGGTGATCGCGACGCCCCGACGCTGA